One Brassica napus cultivar Da-Ae chromosome C4, Da-Ae, whole genome shotgun sequence genomic region harbors:
- the LOC125585973 gene encoding uncharacterized protein LOC125585973, which produces MAVKTDMSKTYDRLEWSFIRAVLGRFGFATHWTDLIMACISSVSYSFLINDAVCGNVVPMRGIRQGGPLSPYIFIFCGKVLSGLCKRAQARSNLTGLRAGRLGPRIIHLLFADDTMFFLKTDQASIASLSDIIRQYEASSGQMISASKSSISFSAKTPQETRSHVLNYLGISREGGVGKYLGLPEHFGRRKKDLFTSIVDQIRQKARSWPSRRLSSTCKLTMLKSVLSAIPSYAMTCFLLPMSLCKRNQSALTRFWWDAVENTKKMCWVIGNGEETRVWRDAWISTTSPITPYGPVNECAHNLMVADLLCRESKEWNIWKIESVLPHLLPDILLLKPSITGGRDSYAWLASKSVDYSTKSGYFVATSLLNSPVGIDSQLSLASLGSTTLDWQKHVWSGAFAPKLKVFMWKILQGALPIGKNLRKRGMLLNTMCGRCGELETVDHLFLHCPFAKDVWAFSLLKQSVIVHEFLSFKEALISLHGAIFLPPLGVSIDLFPWICWGIWLARNKLVFENRVSSPSDVFNQSISYAREWQHAQPSQGHHHTSINRQEQQRTSHDTIFVFSDAA; this is translated from the exons atggcgGTCAAAACCGATATGAGCAAAACTTACGACAGACTTGAGTGGTCTTTCATCAGGGCAGTTCTGGGCAGATTTGGATTTGCAACTCATTGGACGGATCTCATCATGGCATGCATCTCATCTGTGTCGTACTCCTTCCTTATCAATGATGCAGTTTGTGGCAATGTTGTTCCCATGCGAGGGATCCGGCAAGGCGGCCCGCTTTCCCcgtacatatttattttttgcggGAAAGTTCTATCGGGTCTTTGTAAGAGAGCACAGGCTAGAAGCAATCTCACGGGACTGAGAGCGGGAAGATTGGGGCCTCGTATCATCCATTTGCTCTTCGCGGACGATACTATGTTCTTCTTAAAAACTGATCAGGCCAGCATTGCTTCTTTATCCGATATCATTCGACAGTATGAGGCCTCTTCGGGACAAATGATTAGTGCCAGCAAATCCTCCATCTCTTTCTCGGCGAAAACACCGCAGGAGACACGATCGCATGTTCTCAACTATCTCGGTATCTCTAGAGAAGGAGGGGTGGGAAAATATCTCGGACTACCCGAACACTTTGGTCGAAGAAAGAAAGACCTGTTCACTAGTATAGTTGATCAGATTAGGCAAAAAGCGAGGAGTTGGCCTTCTAGACGCCTATCTAGCACATGCAAGCTAACAATGCTGAAATCAGTCTTATCGGCTATCCCATCATACGCAATGACCTGCTTTCTGCTGCCTATGAGCCTATGCAAGCGAAATCAATCAGCACTCACTCGGTTCTGGTGGGACGCGGTTGAGAACACCAAGAAGATGTGTTGGG TGATTGGTAACGGCGAGGAGACTAGGGTCTGGCGAGATGCTTGGATAAGTACAACCTCACCTATTACTCCATATGGTCCGGTCAATGAATGTGCTCATAATCTGATGGTGGCGGACTTATTATGTAGAGAGTCAAAGGAATGGAATATATGGAAGATTGAGAGCGTTCTACCTCATCTCCTTCCTGATATTCTTCTTCTCAAACCAAGTATCACGGGTGGACGAGACTCCTATGCCTGGTTGGCTTCAAAGTCTGTTGACTATAGTACTAAATCAGGATACTTCGTGGCTACCTCTCTTCTTAACTCTCCCGTGGGGATCGACTCCCAGCTATCCTTGGCCTCCTTGGGTTCGACTACGTTGGATTGGCAAAAGCATGTGTGGTCTGGAGCTTTTGCACCAAAATTGAAGGTGTTTATGTGGAAAATCCTACAAGGGGCCCTCCCAATAGGCAAGAATCTCAGGAAGCGTGGCATGTTACTCAATACTATGTGTGGTAGATGTGGAGAACTTGAAACTGTGGATCATCTCTTCTTACACTGCCCTTTTGCGAAGGATGTATGGGCCTTTTCTCTGCTAAAACAGAGTGTCATTGTCCATGAGTTCCTTTCTTTCAAAGAGGCGCTGATCTCCCTTCATGGAGCTATCTTCCTCCCTCCACTAGGAGTCTCCATTGATCTCTTTCCTTGGATTTGTTGGGGAATTTGGCTAGCTAGGAATAAACTTGTGTTTGAAAACAGAGTATCATCCCCCTCCGATGTGTTTAACCAATCCATCAGTTACGCTAGGGAATGGCAACATGCTCAACCAAGCCAAGGCCACCACCACACGTCTATCAATCGCCAGGAGCAACAGAGGACGAGTCACGATACTATTTTCGTTTTCTCTGACGCAGCTTAG
- the LOC106447737 gene encoding putative F-box protein At1g71320 — protein MMESSYLAKKRLARSNTKVFVLRVEMSTDRYSRTIYLENISKNHHDHSKIIIHTYKFPHPYPTSDVGWIMGYCNGLVCIYNFGYIYLINPATRKLRILSPELLREYTGLSGWAGTLPVSVGFGRDIVTGAYKVILMYLFAEGDNIVKTEVLNLQSGERQHICFPLTYDELGNDKLSVFANESLFWLKEFDYRLPSLSAKLGAIDLHTEKFRDVLLPRWYSRYCESVYTIWSLRDRLCISDVLQYPTVEVRCLQQEDPSVKWEKILITDTSSLDCLDTNYWKLGLAAYNLNRGNEPPNNFLEHVSDEHRRTVLCTENFVFSV, from the exons ATGATGGAGTCCAGCTATCTCGCCAAGAAACGTCTTGCTAGGTCAAATACGAAAGTCTTTGTTCTTAGAGTTGAAATGTCTACTGATCGTTATTCAAGAACCATATATTTGGAGAATATTTCAAAAAACCATCACGACCACAGCAAAATCATTATTCATACTTACAAGTTTCCACATCCATATCCAACCAGTGATGTTGGTTGGATAATGGGGTACTGCAACGGTTTGGTCTGCATCTACAACTTCGGATACATTTATCTGATTAACCCGGCAACGAGAAAACTCCGGATTCTTTCTCCTGAGCTTTTGCGAGAGTATACAGGCTTGTCAG GTTGGGCGGGTACGTTGCCAGTTAGTGTGGGATTTGGAAGAGACATAGTTACAGGAGCATACAAAGTAATCTTGATGTATTTATTTGCTGAAGGTGATAATATTGTCAAGACCGAAGTCCTTAACCTCCAAAGTGGTGAACGACAGCACATTTGTTTTCCTCTTACTTACGATGAACTTGGCAATGATAAATTATCAGTCTTTGCAAATGAATCACTTTTTTGGCTGAAAGAGTTTGATTATAGGCTTCCGAGTTTATCCGCCAAACTCGGAGCCATAGATCTTCACACTGAAAAATTTCGTGATGTGTTATTACCGCGTTGGTATTCTAGATACTGTGAAAGTGTGTACACAATATGGAGCCTAAGAGATCGTTTATGCATATCTGATGTGCTACAGTATCCGACTGTGGAAGTCCGGTGTTTGCAGCAAGAAGATCCGAGTGTGAAGTGGGAAAAGATCCTTATAACTGACACGTCAAGTTTGGATTGTTTAGACACAAACTATTGGAAGCTTGGTCTTGCAGCTTATAATCTTAATAGAGGAAATGAGCCACCTAACAATTTTTTGGAGCATGTCAGTGATGAACACCGTCGAACAGTTTTGTGTACGGAGAACTTTGTTTTTTCGGTCTAG